The region TGAATAATCCGTGCTTGGTTTATTATAAAGCCAATATAACATGGACAAATATTGTATCTCAAACATCAAATTGCTCAGGTGTCTCACATGTATGCAGCCACGGCAAACAACAGTTGAAAGGGGAAGGCTCAGAGTATCTTTTGAGAGACCTGAAGTGGAGGTGCAGTCCATGAGACTGCATTTAGCCTGAATGCAAAAGCTGCTTTAGCCAAGTGTCAAATAaaggatctggggcctcatttaaaatggactgcgtaggagtcatactaaaagtgcacgtacgctcaaaagccgaaaatggcgggcgcaaaaaaaaatccggatctataaaaccgcgtgcacgcagacttccacgtaggttctctttataaatcacagtccagctggaaggctgcgcacgtGAATCCGCCTGGTATCCCGCCccctacacgcccactttctaccgaaaatggaatcattttgcatatgaatgagcctgctgagcatgcgcagtggcttcctgcaacctgtttggcttcagaatgaatgaatgaacatgtcgagccaccgtgccactgaatttcactgagatctgagatctagatgttgttgatgaggaggaggacaggaaaaccacattattttgtggtcacagtaaaagtagaaaaataaatagtataaaataaagcgagtgagtggcagcacgccgttgctgcgcggaacgccgtgagttccccggtgcaacagggggacacacgtccccccgtcttttcaaaatcatgtttattttccccttactttttacagtttaaaaactaacggtaggctcagccttaaattgcaaattatcaagacactgtatgaaagcgatacgagaacggccccgcagccccgcttcggccccgcagccccgcgccccccccccccgctcctcctcctcctcctctcccgtctcccctcagagcggctcaggcgggtttatggttctgcgtcaccaacgcagaccctacgccgtaggctctgcgtcgttttaacgcggggccataatttaggcaccatacacccgcacgtaaaggtttcacgcgcccgtaaaactcatatgaaaacaaatctgagttcctttagggaagaaatgaggggctccgtggggctccctaaacgcagcccctcatttgttctgtcctaaagcggtgaaggaggttcccggcgtgtcctgcaccgcggctgcagctccagcagcaccagagtcctgactgacagcttcacacacagagggacacgatcagcgctatattattttattttattattttattattttaagtctgatatattttgtgatatgtgatgacattattaagagtatgacatgaatctggcttcatttcaccacctcaatccctgcgtcgccagttctccgtgtcttaagtaaattcttacgggagggtcctagttgccgtaaagatacgcagatttttcggttagttttttctttttagatccgaggatttgcgtagaaggcggcttccgcaactttcaggcgctttttctgcgcaagcaagctttatagatgaggccccagattaCATGTTTTTCATACTGCTGCTTGGCAATATGAAAAGATATGAATTATGCCAGCTTTACATAATCATTAAAGCTATGACAGCACTCTTACATAACACATCACATTATGTATGCCTTTGCACTGAAATCTCAGAGCAGAGCTCTGCCACTGCACACTGTGTGAATCTTTGTTGCTTTCTTCTTAGTTGAATAAATGAAAATCTGTATGGTGAGCTAACACCACTGACTCACCGTGGTAGAAGACAGGAGCTGGGAAACTTATGCCAAAATGGGTTTATAACGTTGAATGGGACATCCcatcacagagacaaacaaacatgcaCACTCACTTATTAAGTCACCTTTGGAATATTTTGTGGGGAGTGCTTCAGGAGTAAGGGAGACTGGGTGCATCACTGGAGCCTGTACAGTCTTAAATATCTTTATTAGTCAGGTTTGTTCCAGGGGAGAGTTAGACTCTGCCAGGGGTTGGCCTTTGTCACCAACTGCTTCAAGTGGAGGAGTCTAAGTAcgttggggtcttgttcatgacTTGGGGAACAATGGAGTGGGAGATTGACAGATAGATCAGTGTGGCAAGGCAGGTTTTTTCGTATAGATACAcattatagatatagatatacgTTGTCCAgttcagtggtcctcaaccttttttcagtgatgtattctgtgaaatattttttcagccaagtaccccctaaccagcgcaaagcacttttggttgtaaaaaaaaagacctaaaacagagcactgtgccatcagtaactgatttattaaacataaaaatattgctgctatgcttcaaccacgactccatcgttggtccaagtgattgacaggtgaagccaggtgattgacaggttaggtggaaccatcctggtgtgggggatgctctggggttttaggataataagttgaatagcctactcctgaagataaaattaattttatgaatttagacttatattttcctcaattattcatgaaatatttattttttaaatgatttttgcatggatgctacttttttaaatatatgtatattttaaaatctcacgtaccccctggagtgccttcaccaacccccaggggtacgtgtacccccatttgagaaccactggtccAGATGGTTCTTTTTCAAGAGTGGTTTGATGACTGCTGTCTTCAAGGTCTGGGGGAAAACACTTGCCGAAAGGGATGAGTTTACTATTTGAATCAGATGACATGACGGGTAAAACTTTCTTCAAGAGAGCTGTGGGTAAAATATCGAGACATCAGGAGGATGAGTTTAGCTGATACACAATATCCTCTATGTTTTTGTAGCTGGTTTggtaaaattgtgtaattttttaCAAATTGGTTTTGATTGGACACAGCACTGTTCCTGGACTTAATATTGATACTGCTTTGGTGACTTGGTGAAGGGTTTCATTTAAGTTGTGCttcaaaaaatctttttttttgtaacttctCTTTGGCTAATTGAATAGATGGAAATggtgttttcaaaaaaaaaacagaagaattcAGCTGGGGCAACATCAGTCACAAAGACCTTGGAAACGCTATGACCCTTACTGTTTATCAAGTCCTAAGCATTGGTTCGTTGCCTGTTTCACTTGTTGGGTCAAACCAAAACGTTTTATCACATCACATAGTTTTTTAGTTCCTCTGTTTTGGGGGGTGTCAATATGGATGTTAAACACATATCACAGACAGCAGGTCttgacatttttgaaaaattttGCATTGTGTTTTGGAGGCCTGTTGACATTCATCAACATTGCCTTAGAAGGAGCTTTTAGCTGAACAGGCAGATATTCTTAGGACTCAAATTTTCCTAAGAAGAGCTTTTAACGCTTCAGTAACTCATGAAACAATTGGTATTGTTTTTTGAGAAAGTTGTGTTTGACAAggcatatacagtatgttaatGCTTGTGTTCTGTTTCTAATCttaatacctttttttttctgtcacgtATCAGCACAGATATTTGACAGCATTCTCCTATTTAGGGCCCAAGCTTTTTCATGGAAAGAGTCAGTGCTGGTAATCTTTCCACCTGGACCCAGTACATGTCAGTTTGTTCTGAACACAAAAAGCCTTGTCCTCCTTGATATGCTGAGGTGACAGATCATGGTGTTACCTTGAAAGAACAGTTTGTTGAGGAGGAAGCTGGGCAGCTCGGCGACTTTTGGCGGATGCTCGTTTATGTGATGGAGGTTATGAAGAGAAAACATGAGACTTGGCCGTGGTGTGAGTTGGATTCCAATCCTGATCAGGTTTTTCATCTGGTCACTGTAATCCAGGAGAGGGGCGTCAGAGCTGAGGGAGGAGGGTGGAGGAGGAATGTTTCGGGTCCTCTGTCGGGGCTGAGGGGGACACCACATGTTGTGCTGTTGGAGTCTGGGGAGACTCCACTTATTGTGGTGACGTTTCAGTCCCTTTCTGCGTCTGCTGCCTTCTGTGGTCCTTCCTTATCTCAGCAGGCTGTAGCAGTTGTCCTTCAGAACACCATCTTATCAGTTGTTGATTTCCTTGCCCCCTGTTCTGGGGGCAAGTTTATCTTGATTCACAGGATAAAAACGGTTTGAGCTGTGTACCAGATTTCTTAAGACAGAATCTATCTTCCTCAAAGAGGcagaagataagataagataagaggcagaaaatgttgaaattgTCAATAAAATTCACTGATTGTGTAGCAGGTGTGCTGAAGGTGGGCTGAACCACAGTTAAATTGCATGTGGGACTGTAAATAACAGAGTGCTTGTAAATGTAGGTGAAGCATGtcgcagaaaaaaaatgaaaacaaatgtttcCATGCCAACCTTTCTCGATCACTATATTCGCTTTTGTTAGAATTAAGAGTCAAACATGCAGAAATCCAACTTTGCTTCAATGTTCTAGATCAgtagtcggcaacccgcggctccaaagctctttagcgccgccctagtggctccttggagctttttcaaaaatgtttgacctttttttttttttccttttttttcttctttttttcttttttcttcctttttttccttttttcttctttttttcttttttcttcctttttttcctttttttcctttttttctcgttttttcctcctttctcctttcctttttctcaaaatttagattttttttttcaacatttcgacttttttctcgaaattttgacttttttctcagcatttcgactttttctcgacatttcgtctttcgccatttgccttcattctaaggcttatacatctaagacttttcattttttgcggctccagaaatatttgttttttgtgtttttggtccaatatggctctttcattattttgggttgccgacctctgtTCTAGATATAACTGTTAAGCTGCAAAACCTTGACATTTCATAAACACACAAGGTGACTCAATGATTGGATTTTTAGTGCAGGTGAAGTCATTGTATGTGTTTTCTCTGCTGTCGTTCCTGCTCTGGTACCAGGTGCTGAACACTCGGTTTGAGGGAAGTTCCCACCAGGCAGCTCAACTCCTCCTCCATCCCGTCCCTCGTGCTCCTCTGGAGTGTGGACGGCTGCAAGGATGAACATTAAAAGACACAGACAAGAAGAGCGCCGTCTTCCGAACAGAGACTCTTAGCAGACGGATCTGTGCAGCCCCTGCTGAATCATCGGAGACCTTCCTGAACGGCATCATTCATCTCTCTTGTGCCCGTTCAAAGATGCAGTGGGTAAGACATCCATTTGCATATACGGCATTTTTCTTAAAGAAATGATAAAGCAGAGGATATTGAATCAAGTCCTGGAGACTGTTTGTTTCAGGGCTCTCCTGCTGTCACACAATTGATTAAAAGGTTCATACTAATGTCAGGCAGCTAGTTTATTATAGATCCATCTTTGCATTTCCGAGCTGCAAAACATTTCGAAAAAATTGGGACACTGAAGCTTTTGTAATCTTGCCACtccttctcacaacattatAAAGGCATGATGGAGAGTTCCAGTTGCAGTGCCGTCCCATTCATGCTGCAAACACGTCTTAAGATGTGCAAAAGTATGAGCTTGTTGCATGTTTTGTTTCATAATCTTTAACACATTCTACATAAGAGAAAGGTCAGAGCTACAAGGCAGGTCAAGACTCGTATCTTTaacctctgtttcctcagccatcCCTGGATAAGATTTTTTATCGTCTTGTTAAAAAATGCGTGGACATTTCTGGAAAGAAGTCATCGTGATGGACGCAAAGATAGCTCTAAACTCTCAATGTACTGTCTACAGTAATCACAGAAGTGCAAATGATGCTGGCAAAGGGACAATAATCAACGGCACACCATCACAGGGCTTGGCAACAGTCTAGATCGTCCTCTTCTTCATCAGGCCAGTGCACACAGCTCCCGTTTCCTCCTGAAGAGTTCTGTCTACTGAGAGAGTTCACCTCCGTTACCTGCTAATGGTGCATGCAACATTACCGGGACAgctgttgcctggcaacaaacACAATACTGCAGTGCCATCATTATGATCTTTGGAGATTTCAACCACACTTATCCCTCGTCTACACTGCCTTGTGTCTGTGacgctcaaaaaaaaaaaaaaaagatcaagggCGGCCGTTCACCTTTATAAAATACACCGTAGTTGGGcaaacttttctttttgaatgAAGTTTTACATAGAAAATAATGAAACCTGTTAAAAagtatgataataataataaattaagtcagtgatttttgtttgtttctttgtttgtcagTTCGTCAATTGATATGTATTctaatacattttgttttttcagcatCTTATACATTGTACTGGTGATGTATGATTCAGTTCAACGTGATTCAGttaaattcagttcagtttgtaAGAAGCTTGACAGAAGTTTCCCACTGTAATTCCTTTAGCATGTGATCATTTCACTTCTTGACTGAACGATGGTTCAGTGCCGTCTGAGGGTTCAGGGACCACTTGCTCTCTCTTGCACGTGTGGGAAATATGCAGACATGCACTGCTTATGTTCGTTTGAAATAGCCTCACCTGCATCATAATTCGATAagataaaacataaatattctGCATTCATCCTTGGGGCAAAGTTATAAATTGAAAGTTGAGCTTATTGTCCCAACTTTTTCTGACTCGAGGTTGCAAAGTCAAAGATGCTGAAGGCCAGTCGTGCTCCTGATAtgacaaagaataaaaaagtcCAAGAGCCTTTGTGCTTCTCTCAGCCTTAAACTGTCAGATAAACTTTTGACTTAAATTCATGTTTGAAATTAATAACGTCAAATAATACTTTATACAGGATTAGCAAATTAGTAAATTATTCATTTATGCAGACGAAGACTATCTCTGTGTGTTGACTGAATatatttttgtgatgttttgtaTTCTTTCACTCTCCTTGCTTAATTTGTTCTCTTattccttcccttcctgctgACGTAAAGGAGGCATCATTAGGACAACCTGCTAAGATCAAACGCATCTCATTTGATCACTGAGGACTATAATTATTCTGCTGAGGAGCGGAGAATCATCTCTCATCTGGGACCTgcagtttttctctattttttcttttttttcccccctttttatgAGCACTGAATCAAAAAGGAGATCGATCCAGCTGCCTGTTCCTTCCGGCTTCCACAACGTCTGCTTTTGCATGGGTTGGAGAATACAATCTAAACCAGGTTTGTACAGCACTATGAAaaagggctgggcgatatggaccaaaagtcatatcttgatattttctagctaaatggcgatactcgatatatatcgatatcttttctgtgacataattggggtttcccccaaagcattgtagcatagcatctctgttagcttcatttttttctgaggcaaacccttaaaaaaacagtcagttttaatacaatgtcgtgccaaatgtcacacaggtacctttattaacagaggtctgcacaatatcaaaatgtataaaacaaatgaaataaaaataaactgcctgcatatatagaataaaaatgcttcttgaataaaataaaacaaatatccctttcctgcataacaattaaattaaaatacactgtgcaattaatacaatgtagagacagtaacaggcagacttttccactgaggttgacagtttgtgcaaatctcaaataaaacattcaagtcaatttgtcacaaaataagctatatcaaaatcataaaaaaaaaaatatatatatattttttttaatcgatataaacgatattgtctcgtaccatatcgcgtttgaaaatatatcgatatatattaaaatctcgatatatcgcccagccctactatgaAAAAGGATTCATCAAATCTGAACATGAATCTAACTGGATTTAATGCATGAACttgatttttctgttgtttcttgttTGCAGGACAGAGTATGTCATCGGCAACTTTTCACAAAATCCTACGACCCCTTCTGCTCACAACCTTCGTTCTGGGATGTTTCGTGACAGTGTTTTTGATGTATTTTAAACCGTCCACAAGCTGGTTATATGGTCCGGTGGAGTCAACGGTCTCCACGGACAGGGTCAAGAACCTCTTTTCCACCAAGAGTGATAAAAATGTGACCACGGTGCTGGTCTGGCTTTGGCCCTTCGGACAAACCTACGACCTGAGTGTCTGCGCCTCTCTCTTCAACATCGATGGCTGTTTCATCACAGCGGACAGAAACCTCTACAACAAGTCGGATGGGGTCGTCATCCATCACAGAGACATCTCCAGCGACCTGACCAACCTGCCGCCGCTCCAGCGGCCGTCCTTCCAGAAGTGGATATGGATGAACCTGGAGTCACCGTCGCATTCGTCCCAGCTTCCTGGGATTGAGAACATGTTCAATCTGACTCTGAATTACCGCCAGGACGCTGACATTGAAGTGCCTTATGGGTCCATCGTAGCAGCAGAGACTGAGGAGGACTTTGTACCGCCGAGCAAAAACAAGCTCATCTGCTGGAT is a window of Cololabis saira isolate AMF1-May2022 chromosome 16, fColSai1.1, whole genome shotgun sequence DNA encoding:
- the fut9a gene encoding 4-galactosyl-N-acetylglucosaminide 3-alpha-L-fucosyltransferase 9, whose product is MSTESKRRSIQLPVPSGFHNVCFCMGWRIQSKPGQSMSSATFHKILRPLLLTTFVLGCFVTVFLMYFKPSTSWLYGPVESTVSTDRVKNLFSTKSDKNVTTVLVWLWPFGQTYDLSVCASLFNIDGCFITADRNLYNKSDGVVIHHRDISSDLTNLPPLQRPSFQKWIWMNLESPSHSSQLPGIENMFNLTLNYRQDADIEVPYGSIVAAETEEDFVPPSKNKLICWIVSNWNQDHVRVKYYNELYKHIEVHAYGQAFGEYISDQDYFPTMASCKFYLSFENSIHKDYITEKLYNPLSVGTVPVVLGPARQNYENFIPGDAFIHVDDFTSPKELAEYLLLLDKNEGMYLRYFEWRQHFKVKKAYFWAEHTCLACDYLRRHKEYKAVNNLDKWYWG